In Phaeobacter piscinae, one genomic interval encodes:
- the ccoS gene encoding cbb3-type cytochrome oxidase assembly protein CcoS: MSVLTYLIPISLFLGGVGLVGFLYTVRSNQYDDPEGDARRILSDEWDDHPKP, from the coding sequence ATGAGCGTACTGACCTATCTGATCCCGATATCCCTGTTCCTGGGAGGCGTTGGCCTTGTCGGGTTCCTTTATACCGTACGTTCGAATCAATATGATGATCCTGAAGGGGACGCCCGCCGCATCCTAAGCGATGAGTGGGACGATCATCCAAAGCCCTAA
- a CDS encoding heavy metal translocating P-type ATPase, which produces MSTAVRPQLAACPGCVAAPNGTVEQAPTEARLALSLPSIHCQACISTVERGLNAVPGVRSARVNLTLKRALIEADPDVRALDLVPVLERLGFEAHELDLAALSATQTDQAGRDLLMRLAVAFFASMNVMLLSISVWSGASDATRDMFHWISAAITFPAILFAGQPFFRNAWQALRVGRLNMDVPIVLAIVLALLTSLWETSLSGEHAYFDAALTLTFFLLAGRYLDHRTRAVARSAAEELAALEVPRALRLDSAGQPVEVAVADLVIDDHILVRPGGRMPVDGVVLEGQSELDRSLLTGETLPVFAEVGSSVSAGEVNLTGPLVIRATAVGNESSLHQLADLVAIAESGRSRYTSLADRAAKLYAPGVHILSGLAFLGWYLFTFDMRVALNIAAAVLIITCPCALGLAVPAVTTAASGRLFKKGMLIKHATALERLAEVDTVVFDKTGTLTNGQPRCDDFDQLSLSDQRLAYALAQGSDHPLSVAICRAAAQAGIKAAVVTAQEEVPGYGSEALYGGQRVRLGRAAWVGAEPGEKTAAYLDRGAGAPQALTFSDSLRPGAADAVRALLNAGKDVWLISGDAEGAVCDLATRLGIKSWIAAALPQDKCDQVSLLSQQGHRVLMVGDGLNDTAALAAAHVSISPASALDAARVASDIVLLGQDLSPIAEACTVAQKATRRIRENFRIATLYNVIAVPLAVAGLATPLVAALAMSTSSITVSLNALRLR; this is translated from the coding sequence ATGAGCACCGCCGTCCGCCCTCAGCTTGCGGCCTGTCCGGGCTGCGTTGCCGCACCAAATGGCACAGTAGAACAGGCGCCAACGGAGGCGCGTCTGGCGCTGTCACTGCCCAGCATTCACTGTCAGGCCTGTATCTCAACCGTTGAGCGCGGATTGAACGCGGTGCCGGGCGTGCGGAGCGCACGGGTGAATCTCACACTGAAGCGCGCGCTGATTGAGGCGGACCCCGACGTGCGCGCATTGGATCTGGTGCCGGTGCTGGAACGCTTGGGGTTCGAGGCGCACGAGCTGGACCTCGCGGCGCTAAGTGCAACCCAGACAGATCAGGCCGGTCGTGACCTGTTGATGCGGTTGGCGGTTGCCTTCTTCGCCTCCATGAACGTGATGCTGCTGTCGATTTCGGTCTGGTCCGGGGCGAGCGACGCTACCCGCGATATGTTCCATTGGATCTCTGCGGCGATCACCTTCCCGGCGATCTTGTTTGCGGGGCAGCCGTTCTTTCGCAATGCTTGGCAAGCCCTTCGGGTGGGGCGGTTGAACATGGACGTGCCGATTGTTCTGGCAATTGTTCTGGCCCTGCTGACATCGCTGTGGGAGACCTCCCTGTCCGGAGAGCATGCGTATTTCGATGCGGCGCTGACGTTGACCTTCTTCCTGCTGGCCGGGCGGTATCTGGATCATCGCACCCGCGCGGTCGCCCGGTCCGCTGCGGAGGAATTGGCCGCCCTGGAAGTGCCGCGTGCGCTACGCCTGGATTCGGCGGGGCAACCGGTGGAAGTGGCGGTCGCAGATCTGGTCATTGATGACCATATTCTTGTGCGCCCAGGTGGGCGAATGCCCGTAGATGGCGTCGTGCTGGAGGGGCAGTCTGAACTGGACCGATCCCTGCTGACCGGCGAAACGCTGCCGGTTTTTGCCGAAGTCGGAAGCTCGGTTTCTGCGGGTGAGGTCAATCTGACCGGTCCCTTGGTGATCCGCGCGACGGCGGTCGGGAACGAAAGCTCTCTGCATCAGCTGGCGGATCTTGTCGCCATCGCGGAATCCGGACGCTCGCGCTATACCTCATTGGCGGATCGTGCGGCAAAGCTTTATGCGCCGGGGGTTCACATTCTGTCGGGGCTGGCCTTCCTCGGCTGGTATCTCTTCACCTTCGACATGCGGGTCGCGCTGAATATCGCGGCAGCTGTCTTGATCATCACTTGCCCCTGTGCGCTGGGGCTGGCGGTGCCTGCGGTGACCACGGCAGCCTCGGGCCGTTTGTTCAAAAAAGGTATGTTGATCAAACATGCAACCGCGCTGGAACGTCTGGCTGAGGTGGATACCGTCGTTTTCGATAAAACCGGCACGCTGACCAACGGGCAGCCGCGCTGTGATGATTTCGACCAATTGTCGTTGTCGGACCAGAGGCTGGCCTATGCGTTGGCGCAGGGATCGGACCACCCGCTGTCAGTCGCAATCTGCCGTGCGGCCGCGCAGGCCGGGATCAAGGCGGCCGTCGTGACGGCACAAGAAGAAGTTCCCGGATATGGCAGTGAAGCCTTGTATGGGGGGCAACGTGTGCGTCTTGGTCGTGCGGCCTGGGTCGGAGCCGAACCGGGGGAGAAGACAGCGGCCTATCTTGATCGGGGGGCAGGCGCACCGCAGGCTCTGACGTTTTCCGACAGTCTGCGGCCCGGCGCTGCTGACGCCGTTAGGGCGCTTTTGAACGCGGGCAAAGATGTCTGGCTGATCTCCGGTGATGCAGAGGGGGCGGTTTGTGATCTTGCAACGCGTCTTGGAATTAAGAGCTGGATTGCCGCAGCCTTGCCACAAGACAAATGTGACCAAGTATCACTGTTGTCTCAGCAGGGGCATCGGGTGTTGATGGTAGGCGATGGGCTTAATGACACGGCAGCGCTGGCGGCGGCCCATGTCTCCATTTCGCCGGCCTCAGCGCTGGATGCAGCACGGGTGGCCTCAGATATTGTTCTGCTTGGGCAGGATCTGTCACCTATCGCTGAAGCCTGCACCGTTGCCCAGAAAGCCACCCGCCGCATCCGCGAGAATTTCCGCATTGCGACGCTTTACAATGTGATCGCAGTTCCCCTCGCAGTCGCTGGGCTTGCGACCCCATTGGTGGCCGCCTTGGCGATGTCGACCTCGTCGATTACAGTATCCCTGAACGCGCTGCGCCTGCGTTAG
- a CDS encoding FixH family protein, with amino-acid sequence MSEGKTSRQFTGWHMLMVFGGAFTVIIGVNIALAVNAVRTFPGLEVKNSYVASQSFDARRDAQQALGWSVYASAIGDQVKLEITDVDGAPVEVAALRATLGRATHVKDDQTPDFRFDGTAYVAPAELSAGNWNIRMVARAEDGTEFTQRVILHVAR; translated from the coding sequence ATGAGTGAAGGTAAAACATCACGGCAGTTCACCGGCTGGCACATGCTCATGGTTTTTGGCGGGGCGTTCACCGTGATTATCGGCGTCAATATTGCGCTGGCGGTCAATGCGGTGCGCACCTTTCCGGGGCTTGAGGTGAAGAACAGCTATGTCGCCAGCCAGAGCTTTGATGCCCGCCGCGATGCGCAGCAGGCGCTGGGCTGGTCGGTCTATGCCTCGGCTATCGGCGATCAGGTGAAACTGGAAATCACCGATGTCGATGGTGCCCCGGTTGAGGTCGCCGCGTTGCGCGCGACCCTTGGCCGTGCGACCCATGTGAAGGACGACCAGACCCCGGATTTCCGGTTTGACGGCACGGCTTATGTTGCTCCGGCTGAGTTGAGCGCTGGAAACTGGAACATCCGAATGGTCGCACGGGCGGAGGACGGTACGGAGTTTACGCAGCGTGTCATCCTGCATGTGGCGCGGTAA
- the ccoG gene encoding cytochrome c oxidase accessory protein CcoG: protein MSDSDPAPSLYAAHEPIFPRRVSGPFRNLKWYIMAVTLGIYYLTPWIRWDRGPALPDQAVLLDLANRRFYFFWIEIWPHEFYFVAGLLIMAGLGLFLFTSALGRVWCGYTCPQTVWTDLFILVERWIEGDRNARLRLHRQKKLDFRKARLRVTKWVVWLLIGLATGGAWVFYFADAPTLLRDLLTGQAHPVAYTTMAILTGTTFLFGGFAREQICIYACPWPRIQAAMMDEDTLTVGYREWRGEPRGKPRKTDEPGLVHGDCIDCMACVNVCPMGIDIRDGQQMECITCALCIDACDDVMERIGKPRGLIDYMALSDEANERAGHPPKNIWKHILRPRTIMYTALWGSVGLALLFALFIRSDIELTVAPVRNPTFVTLSDGSIRNTYDVRLRNKTGEPRPFELSIKGEPAMQLELEGVDGTIVTVPADTSFLQRVYIVAPKTAEAASARSTPVRIWVADLDNGERAYKDTSFNGRGAGQ from the coding sequence GTGAGCGATTCCGATCCCGCCCCCAGCCTGTATGCCGCCCATGAGCCGATATTCCCTCGCCGTGTGTCCGGGCCGTTTCGAAACCTGAAATGGTATATCATGGCGGTGACGCTGGGGATCTACTACCTGACGCCCTGGATCCGGTGGGACCGGGGCCCGGCACTGCCGGATCAGGCGGTGTTGCTGGATCTTGCCAACCGGCGCTTTTATTTCTTCTGGATCGAAATCTGGCCGCATGAGTTCTACTTCGTCGCCGGCCTGCTGATCATGGCCGGTCTGGGGTTGTTTCTGTTCACCTCGGCGCTTGGCCGTGTCTGGTGTGGCTACACCTGTCCGCAGACTGTCTGGACCGACCTGTTCATTCTGGTGGAACGCTGGATCGAAGGGGATCGAAACGCACGATTGCGTCTGCATCGCCAGAAAAAGCTGGATTTCCGAAAGGCGCGGCTGCGGGTTACCAAATGGGTCGTCTGGCTCCTGATCGGGCTCGCAACCGGGGGCGCATGGGTGTTCTACTTTGCGGATGCACCAACCCTGCTGCGGGATCTTCTGACGGGTCAGGCCCACCCCGTTGCCTATACCACGATGGCCATTCTGACCGGCACCACCTTCCTTTTTGGCGGCTTTGCCCGAGAGCAGATCTGCATCTATGCCTGCCCCTGGCCGCGTATTCAGGCCGCGATGATGGATGAAGATACTTTGACCGTAGGCTACCGCGAATGGCGCGGAGAGCCACGTGGCAAGCCTCGCAAGACCGATGAGCCCGGTTTGGTGCATGGCGACTGCATTGACTGCATGGCCTGCGTCAATGTCTGCCCGATGGGGATCGACATTCGCGATGGGCAACAGATGGAATGTATTACCTGCGCCCTCTGTATCGATGCCTGTGATGATGTGATGGAGCGGATCGGCAAGCCGCGCGGATTGATCGACTACATGGCGCTGAGCGATGAGGCGAATGAGCGCGCAGGACATCCCCCGAAGAACATCTGGAAACACATCCTGAGGCCGCGGACCATCATGTATACGGCGCTATGGGGGAGTGTTGGTCTGGCGCTGTTGTTTGCCCTGTTCATCCGCTCTGACATCGAACTGACGGTTGCTCCGGTGCGCAACCCGACCTTTGTGACCCTCTCCGACGGATCGATCCGCAACACCTACGACGTTCGGCTGCGCAACAAGACTGGTGAGCCTCGTCCGTTTGAGCTGTCGATCAAGGGGGAGCCTGCAATGCAACTGGAACTGGAAGGGGTCGATGGCACGATTGTCACCGTACCTGCGGATACCAGCTTCCTTCAGCGGGTCTATATCGTGGCACCAAAAACCGCCGAGGCTGCATCTGCACGCAGTACGCCAGTACGGATCTGGGTCGCTGATCTCGACAACGGAGAGCGCGCGTATAAGGATACCAGCTTTAACGGGCGGGGAGCCGGGCAATGA
- a CDS encoding transglutaminase-like domain-containing protein — translation MPNTRFLDVTPMLDSKAPAIAALISERGWQQLSPHERIGAAYDYVRDEILFGYNVADTRPASLVLADGYGQCNTKATLLMTVLRALGIPCRLHGFTIDKSLQRGIVPELVYWMAPRNILHSWVEVRLDARWINLEGFILDQQVLGSLQAAFPGRTSLCAYGAGTDCLQAPMVSWQGRDTYIQRTGINGDLGVFDSPDAFFGEYEQALTGGRGWLYRNIIRHWMNHRVAAIRRGAVPALPGGDNALMPDVPARVFTDR, via the coding sequence ATGCCCAATACCCGTTTTCTTGACGTAACACCGATGCTCGACAGCAAGGCACCAGCGATAGCTGCGTTGATCTCAGAACGTGGCTGGCAGCAGCTGTCCCCTCATGAACGGATCGGTGCAGCCTATGACTACGTCCGCGATGAGATCCTGTTTGGCTATAATGTGGCCGACACGCGCCCCGCCTCGTTGGTACTTGCGGATGGCTACGGTCAGTGCAACACAAAGGCGACGCTGCTGATGACCGTGTTGCGCGCGCTTGGTATCCCGTGTCGACTGCACGGGTTCACCATCGACAAGAGCCTACAACGCGGAATAGTGCCTGAACTTGTGTATTGGATGGCACCACGCAACATCCTGCATTCTTGGGTTGAGGTTCGTCTGGACGCCCGATGGATCAATCTTGAGGGGTTCATTCTAGATCAGCAGGTCTTGGGTTCGTTGCAAGCGGCGTTTCCGGGCCGGACGTCGTTATGTGCCTATGGCGCGGGGACCGATTGTCTGCAAGCGCCAATGGTCAGCTGGCAGGGGCGAGATACCTACATTCAGCGAACCGGTATCAATGGCGATCTTGGTGTTTTCGACAGTCCGGATGCGTTCTTTGGCGAATATGAACAGGCACTGACTGGGGGGCGGGGGTGGCTCTACCGAAACATCATTCGTCATTGGATGAACCACCGAGTGGCTGCGATCCGGCGCGGGGCTGTGCCGGCGCTGCCTGGCGGCGATAACGCACTGATGCCGGATGTTCCGGCTCGGGTTTTTACGGATCGCTGA
- the ccoP gene encoding cytochrome-c oxidase, cbb3-type subunit III, which produces MSKKVKKFEDDPNTTGHSWDGIEEFDNPMPRWWLWTFYATIIWAIGYTVAYPAWPGIQSATAGVLGWNSRALVAEEIAAVNEANAPINSRLEEIELAYITTDPELNGYAVSAGSAVFKTWCAQCHGAGAAGAKGYPNLLDDDWLWGGSMEDIHATIAHGIRNEESDDARYSEMPAFGRDELLEKEEIDQVVNYVMSLSGEPQDAAKVEAGSVIFADNCASCHMDDGTGDRSQGAPNLADAIWLYGGDHATLTETVYNSRYGVMPNWNARLTEAQIRAVTAYVHQLGGGE; this is translated from the coding sequence ATGAGCAAGAAAGTGAAGAAGTTCGAGGACGACCCGAACACCACCGGCCACAGCTGGGATGGAATCGAGGAATTCGACAACCCGATGCCGCGCTGGTGGCTCTGGACCTTCTATGCGACCATTATCTGGGCCATCGGCTATACCGTTGCCTACCCGGCCTGGCCGGGGATCCAATCGGCAACAGCCGGTGTGTTGGGCTGGAACTCCCGGGCGCTGGTCGCTGAGGAAATCGCAGCTGTGAACGAGGCCAACGCCCCGATCAACAGCCGTCTGGAGGAGATTGAGCTGGCGTATATCACCACCGATCCCGAGTTGAACGGCTATGCGGTTTCGGCTGGTTCGGCGGTGTTCAAGACCTGGTGCGCCCAATGTCACGGCGCTGGCGCAGCCGGGGCGAAAGGGTATCCGAACCTTCTGGATGACGACTGGCTTTGGGGCGGGTCGATGGAGGACATCCACGCCACCATCGCCCATGGTATCCGCAATGAAGAGAGCGACGATGCGCGCTACTCTGAGATGCCAGCCTTTGGCCGGGATGAGTTGCTGGAGAAGGAAGAGATTGATCAGGTCGTGAACTATGTGATGTCTCTTTCGGGTGAACCTCAGGATGCCGCCAAGGTCGAGGCGGGGTCTGTGATCTTCGCGGACAATTGTGCTTCTTGCCACATGGACGATGGCACCGGTGACCGCTCCCAGGGGGCGCCGAATCTCGCAGATGCCATCTGGCTCTATGGTGGGGATCACGCGACACTGACCGAAACCGTCTACAACTCGCGTTACGGGGTCATGCCAAACTGGAATGCGCGCCTGACAGAGGCCCAGATCCGCGCGGTCACCGCCTATGTGCACCAATTGGGTGGCGGTGAATAG
- a CDS encoding CcoQ/FixQ family Cbb3-type cytochrome c oxidase assembly chaperone codes for MDIYTLLREFADSWMLLFLFVFFLAVVVWAFRPGSTKVYKDTANIPFRHEDKPAPEMGKAKEARS; via the coding sequence ATGGACATTTATACTCTGCTTCGGGAATTCGCCGACAGCTGGATGCTGCTCTTCCTGTTTGTGTTCTTTCTGGCCGTGGTGGTCTGGGCGTTTCGCCCCGGCAGCACCAAGGTTTACAAGGATACCGCCAACATCCCCTTCCGGCATGAAGACAAACCCGCCCCAGAAATGGGTAAAGCCAAGGAGGCGCGGTCATGA
- the ccoO gene encoding cytochrome-c oxidase, cbb3-type subunit II, whose amino-acid sequence MGILDKHKILETNATLLLVCSFLVVTIGGLVQIAPLFWLENTIEEVEGMRPYTPLELAGRDIYIREGCYVCHSQMIRPMRDEVERYGPYSLAAESMYDHPFQWGSKRTGPDLARVGGRYSDEWHVDHLRDPQSVVPESVMPKYGFLENNRIDGEYIGDVMAANAFVGVPYSEGMLENAQADFRAQSNPDADYDGLLERYGEKVSVRNFDGQPGISEADALIAYLQMLGTLVDFSTFTPVANR is encoded by the coding sequence ATGGGAATTCTCGACAAACACAAAATCCTCGAGACCAACGCGACCCTCCTGCTGGTGTGTAGCTTCCTAGTTGTCACCATCGGTGGTCTGGTCCAGATCGCACCGCTGTTCTGGCTGGAAAACACCATCGAAGAGGTGGAAGGCATGCGTCCCTACACCCCGCTGGAGCTGGCCGGGCGTGATATCTACATCCGCGAAGGGTGCTACGTCTGCCACAGTCAGATGATCCGCCCCATGCGCGATGAGGTCGAACGTTACGGACCATATTCGCTGGCCGCAGAGTCGATGTATGACCACCCGTTCCAATGGGGATCAAAGCGAACCGGTCCGGATCTGGCCCGTGTGGGCGGTCGCTACTCGGACGAATGGCACGTCGATCACCTGCGCGATCCGCAGTCGGTGGTGCCGGAATCCGTGATGCCAAAGTACGGCTTCCTTGAGAACAACCGGATTGATGGTGAATACATCGGTGATGTGATGGCGGCGAATGCGTTTGTCGGGGTGCCGTATTCCGAAGGGATGCTGGAGAACGCACAGGCAGACTTTCGTGCGCAAAGCAATCCTGATGCCGACTATGACGGCCTGCTGGAGCGCTATGGCGAAAAGGTCAGCGTCCGGAACTTCGACGGTCAGCCCGGGATCTCCGAAGCTGACGCTTTGATCGCCTATCTGCAGATGCTGGGGACCTTGGTTGATTTCTCGACCTTTACCCCCGTCGCCAACCGCTGA
- the ccoN gene encoding cytochrome-c oxidase, cbb3-type subunit I: MSNYIKLIVLGLVTLFAMIATNYARDLAYQVHAIIIMIVAGGLFLYTLRHTDEPVVATGSLQGEYFDSVVRAGVVATAFWGVVGFLVGVFIAFQLAFPVLNFEWAQGLANFGRLRPLHTSAVIFAFGGNALIATSFYVVQRTSAARLWGGNLAWFVFWGYQLFIVLAATGYLFGSTQSKEYAEPEWHVDLWLTIVWVAYLAVFLGTVIKRKEPHIYVANWFYLAFIVTVAMLHLVNNMTIPVSIWGSKSVIMWSGVQDAMVQWWYGHNAVGFFLTAGFLGMMYYFVPKQAERPVFSYKLSIIHFWALIFLYIWAGPHHLHYTALPDWASTLGMVFSIVLWMPSWGGMINGLMTLSGAWDKLRTDPVIRMMVISIGFYGMSTFEGPMMSIRAVNSLSHYTDWTIGHVHSGALGWNGMITFGALYFLVPVLWKRERLYSLSLVSWHFWLATIGIILYAASMWVTGIMEGLMWREVDANGFLVNSFADTVAAKFPMYVVRALGGVMFLAGALIMCYNLWMTVRRAPAKEASLTVAVPAE, translated from the coding sequence ATGTCTAATTATATCAAGCTAATCGTGCTTGGTTTGGTCACGCTCTTCGCGATGATCGCGACCAATTATGCGCGGGATTTGGCCTATCAGGTTCATGCGATCATCATCATGATCGTGGCTGGCGGGCTGTTTCTATACACCCTTCGACACACCGATGAGCCTGTGGTTGCAACGGGATCGCTGCAGGGCGAGTACTTTGACAGTGTGGTGCGCGCCGGTGTGGTGGCAACCGCGTTCTGGGGCGTGGTCGGGTTTCTGGTGGGTGTCTTCATCGCTTTCCAGTTGGCCTTCCCGGTCCTGAACTTTGAGTGGGCGCAGGGGCTGGCCAACTTCGGGCGGCTGCGGCCTCTGCATACTTCGGCAGTGATTTTTGCCTTTGGTGGCAATGCGCTGATCGCGACCTCATTCTACGTGGTGCAACGCACCTCGGCCGCCCGTCTCTGGGGGGGTAATCTGGCGTGGTTTGTGTTCTGGGGCTATCAGCTGTTCATCGTGCTGGCGGCGACCGGCTATCTGTTCGGGTCAACCCAGTCCAAGGAATATGCAGAACCGGAATGGCATGTTGATCTCTGGTTGACCATCGTCTGGGTGGCCTATCTGGCGGTGTTCCTGGGCACCGTGATCAAGCGTAAGGAGCCGCATATCTATGTGGCAAACTGGTTCTACCTTGCGTTCATCGTGACCGTTGCCATGCTGCATTTGGTCAACAACATGACGATCCCCGTCAGTATCTGGGGTTCCAAATCGGTGATCATGTGGTCGGGCGTGCAGGACGCGATGGTGCAATGGTGGTACGGTCACAACGCTGTGGGCTTCTTCCTGACCGCGGGTTTTCTTGGCATGATGTACTACTTCGTGCCGAAGCAGGCTGAGCGTCCGGTGTTCTCATACAAGCTGTCGATCATCCACTTCTGGGCATTGATCTTCCTCTACATCTGGGCGGGTCCGCACCACCTGCATTACACCGCTCTGCCGGATTGGGCCTCGACCCTTGGTATGGTGTTCTCGATCGTGCTGTGGATGCCCAGCTGGGGTGGCATGATCAACGGTCTGATGACCCTGTCCGGGGCCTGGGACAAGCTGCGCACCGACCCGGTGATCCGGATGATGGTGATCTCGATCGGCTTTTACGGCATGTCCACCTTTGAAGGTCCGATGATGTCGATCCGTGCCGTGAACTCGTTGTCGCATTACACCGACTGGACCATTGGTCACGTTCACTCCGGCGCGCTTGGCTGGAACGGCATGATCACCTTTGGTGCGCTGTACTTCCTGGTGCCGGTTCTGTGGAAACGCGAGCGTCTCTACAGCCTCAGCCTGGTGTCCTGGCATTTCTGGTTGGCCACCATTGGCATCATTCTCTACGCGGCATCCATGTGGGTGACCGGCATCATGGAAGGCCTGATGTGGCGTGAAGTCGATGCCAACGGGTTCCTCGTGAACTCCTTTGCAGACACGGTGGCTGCGAAATTCCCGATGTACGTGGTGCGCGCTCTGGGTGGGGTCATGTTCCTCGCTGGTGCCCTGATCATGTGCTACAACCTGTGGATGACTGTACGGCGTGCGCCGGCCAAAGAGGCCAGCCTGACCGTCGCAGTCCCTGCTGAATAA
- a CDS encoding universal stress protein, with translation MSYKTLLTVLTTPANTDTQLEQSISLTRLADGHVDALCLGVDRTQTGYYYAGANAMVLQETLARAKEEVSGIEATATERLTRSAVSFNVETGVAQMADIGRHVARLARFCDLVVLGQPYGKDRPAEAEAIVEAALFEGRAPVLVVPDDAPLPAQPKTVLVAWNESIEAMTAIRKALPMLQAADVVRVVVIDPPQHGPERSDPGGLLCQMLSRHGVKCEIDVLSKTMTRVSDVLNRHAVDTAADLIVMGAYGHSRFREAILGGATRNMLEKAKVPVMMAH, from the coding sequence ATGTCCTACAAGACACTGCTGACTGTTCTGACCACCCCCGCAAACACCGACACTCAGCTGGAGCAGTCGATCTCATTGACCCGGCTGGCCGACGGCCATGTTGACGCACTGTGCCTTGGCGTGGATCGCACCCAAACCGGCTATTACTACGCTGGTGCCAATGCGATGGTGCTGCAAGAAACCCTGGCCCGTGCCAAGGAAGAGGTCAGTGGCATCGAAGCTACTGCGACCGAGCGTCTGACCCGGTCAGCGGTCAGCTTTAACGTTGAGACAGGTGTCGCACAGATGGCTGATATTGGCCGCCACGTTGCGCGTTTGGCGCGGTTTTGTGATCTTGTTGTGCTGGGCCAGCCCTACGGCAAGGACCGTCCCGCCGAGGCGGAGGCCATTGTCGAAGCGGCCCTTTTCGAAGGCCGCGCGCCTGTGCTTGTGGTGCCGGATGATGCGCCCCTGCCCGCGCAGCCAAAAACCGTATTGGTGGCTTGGAACGAAAGCATCGAAGCCATGACCGCTATTCGCAAAGCACTGCCAATGCTACAGGCGGCGGATGTGGTGCGCGTCGTTGTTATCGACCCGCCGCAGCACGGACCGGAGCGCTCAGATCCGGGCGGGTTGCTGTGCCAGATGCTGTCGCGCCATGGGGTCAAATGCGAGATTGATGTGCTCAGCAAAACCATGACCCGCGTCTCGGACGTGTTGAACCGACATGCAGTCGATACAGCGGCAGATCTGATCGTGATGGGGGCCTACGGGCATTCCCGTTTCCGTGAGGCGATCCTGGGCGGTGCAACCCGCAATATGCTGGAGAAGGCAAAAGTGCCGGTTATGATGGCCCACTAA
- the fnrL gene encoding transcriptional regulator FnrL, whose protein sequence is MNTPTIQNVNCGDCPIRHRAVCARCDADELEVLDSIKYYRTYDAGQPITWSGDRMDFVGSVVSGIATLTQTMEDGRTQMVGLLLPSDFVGRPGRDTAAYNVVATSTVVMCCFRKKPFEEMMAHTPHVAHRLLEMTLDELDAAREWMLVLGRKTAREKIASLLSILARRDASLQLHKDSNRRVFDLPLTREAMADYLGLTLETVSRQVSALRKDGVIELEGKRHVTVPDMGRLMEEAGDDSDGGCLI, encoded by the coding sequence ATGAACACTCCTACCATTCAGAACGTCAATTGCGGCGATTGCCCTATTCGTCACCGTGCCGTTTGTGCGCGCTGTGATGCGGATGAGCTAGAGGTGTTGGATTCGATCAAATACTATCGCACCTATGATGCGGGCCAACCAATCACCTGGTCCGGTGACCGGATGGATTTTGTAGGCTCCGTTGTCTCGGGCATCGCAACCCTGACGCAGACCATGGAGGACGGGCGGACCCAGATGGTTGGTCTGCTGCTGCCCAGCGATTTTGTTGGCCGACCCGGACGCGATACGGCAGCTTATAATGTGGTGGCAACCTCCACCGTGGTCATGTGCTGTTTTCGCAAGAAACCGTTTGAAGAGATGATGGCCCATACCCCGCATGTGGCGCATCGTCTGCTTGAGATGACATTGGACGAGCTGGACGCTGCCCGGGAATGGATGCTGGTTCTAGGGCGTAAAACGGCGCGCGAAAAGATCGCCAGCTTGTTGTCTATTCTGGCCCGGCGCGATGCCTCCTTGCAGCTCCACAAAGACAGCAACCGTCGCGTTTTTGATCTGCCGCTGACCCGCGAGGCTATGGCAGACTATCTGGGGCTGACGCTGGAAACCGTCAGCCGCCAAGTTTCCGCCCTGCGCAAGGACGGCGTGATTGAGCTTGAAGGCAAGCGGCATGTGACCGTGCCTGACATGGGGCGCCTTATGGAAGAGGCGGGAGATGACAGCGACGGCGGCTGCCTGATCTGA